TCAGCGGGCATTGTCGGCCTGGACGATGTTCGTGAATTGACCAACGACCTGGAAACCCTGTTCGACCTGGTCCGGTCCGTGAAAATTCCCTATACGCCCGAACTGGCTTCCGTCTGCTTTCGCTACAAGGATCTTCTGATTGACTACCTCAAAAATCCGGAAAAAGGCCTGCCGGCAGACAAAACACCTCGGATACTGGCGGACCTGGAACAATTACTGAATGCATCCGAGCAACCTCCTTCCCTGGTCGCGGACTCCGCTCCCGAGGGCTGTCCCACCGGAGGCGAAGCCGGTCCCGGGGCCCAAGCGCCAATCAGGCTGTATCACCTGCACTACCACCCCGCGGATAAACCTTTCGACGCCCTGGACCCCTTGGACTTCCTCAGCCAGATGCAACAGCTCGGTTCCTGCGAGATCCATGCGTCTCCGGAACATATCCCCACGCTGGACAGCCTGGAACCGTCGCGGTGCGCCACGAGTTGGGACGTGATTCTGCGCACCGATGCGGACGAGGATGCTATTAGGGACGAGTTTCTGTTTTTGGACGACCCCGGGGACGTGAGCCTCTTTCGGGAGATCGACGCCGACGAGACGGCCAAGCTCCGGCAGGCCCAGAACGTGCAAGTCTCCGAGCTGTTGGCTGCGGCTGGCCGGTCTTCCACTCCGCCCCTGGGCGACGAGGATGCCGAATTCGAATTGCCCGAGCCCGCTGAAACACCATCCGCTCCCGAGCCAACCTCCCCGACGGCTCTTTCTCCCCAACCCACTGCTCCCCCCGTTCCGCCCCAGGCCGCTTCTAAGGCTGAGCCGCGCAAAGCCCCTCCTGCCGGCGGCGTCAAGGCCGAGGAGATCGCCTCCATCCGGGTCAGCACCACCAAGTTGGACGACATGGTCGATCTGGTCGGGCAGTTGGTCATTGTCCAGGCCCGGCTGAAACAGATCGAATCCGAACTGCACAACCCCCTGCTTACCTCGGTCAGCGAGGAAATCGAACGCTTGAGCGGCGATCTGCGCGAACGGACCCTGTCCCTGCGCATGCTGCCCATCGGTTCGACCTTCAACAGATTCCGCCGCCTGGTCCGGGACTTATCTTCGGAGTTGGACAAGGAAATCGAACTGAAGACCAACGGCGCTGATACAGAGCTGGACAAGACGGTCATCGAAAAACTCAGCGACCCCCTGGTGCACATCCTGCGCAACAGCATCGACCACGGCGTCGAATCCGCCGAAATCCGTCAGGCCCAGGGCAAGCCCGCCAAGGGCACGATCACCCTCTCCGCCATGCAAAGCGCCGGGCAGGTGCGGATCATCATCGAGGACGACGGCGGGGGCATCGACCCGAACAAGATCTTCGCCAAGGCCGTGGAGCGGGGCCTGGCCAGGACCGATGCCCGGCCTTCGGACCGGGACGTGCTCCAAATGATTTTCACCCCCGGCTTTTCCACGGCCGAAAAGGTCACCGCGGTTTCCGGCCGCGGGGTGGGCATGGACGTGGTCAAGCGCTCTCTGGAATCCCTCAAGGGCACGGTGGAAATCGACAGCCGCCCCGGCCAGGGCACGGCCATCAGCATCGGCCTGCCTCTGACTCTGGCGATCATCGAAGGCCTGCTGGTGACCCTGGGCGATGAATACTACGTCATCCCGCTTTCCGATGTCCTGGAATGCGTCGAGATCCAGCGCGGAGACGCCGAACCCGAGCGCATCGCCAAGGCCTACGACGTACGAGGCGAACTGCTGCCCTGCTTGGTGTTGCGCAACTGGTACCACATGGGTTCCACGGGGCCGGAAATCGAACAGGTGGTGGTGGTCCAGGCCAGCAACCGCCGCGTCGGACTGGTCGTGGACAGCATCGTGGGTCAGCTCCAGACCGTGATCAAAGGCCTGGGCCGTGTGTTCAACGGGATGAAGGGCCTCTCCGGAGCCACGATCATGGGCAACGGGGCCCTGGCCCTGATTCTGGACGTGGTCTCCCTGGTCACCGAGCTGGAACGCCACGAAGACGCCGGAGCGGGCCGAAACCGACGAGCCAACCCTCCGCATTGACATTGAAAGCATTGGAACTACGATACGGAAGTCGGTAAAGTCGACAGCCAAGTAAACCAAATCTTCAGTCAAGGAGAAATCGTCATGGAAAGCGCGACCCTTTCTGCAAGCAAAGAGGAACGCAGGGCCAAGGTGATCGAGGTCCTGAACAAGGCCCGGGCCATGGAACTGCACGCCATTACCCAGTACATGAACCAGCACTACGCCCTGGACGACATGGACTACGGCGAACTGGCCGCCAACCAGAAACTCATCGCCATCGACGAAATGCGTCATGCCGAGATGTTTGCCGAGCGAATCAAAGAACTGGGCGGCGAGCCTACCACGGACCCCGCTGCCAAGACCCAGAAAAACCAGGACGTGGAAACCATCTTCTCCTTCGACGCCGGTCTGGAAGACAACACCGTGGACGTCTACAACCAGTTTCTGCTGGTCTGCCGGGAAAACGGCGACAGCATCAGCATGAAGCTCTTCGAGCAGATCATCGACGAGGAACAGGCCCACTTCAGCCACTTCGACAACGTAGCCGGCCACATCAAAAACCTGGGCAACGTCTACCTCTCCAAAATCGCCGGCACCTCCGCCTCCACCGGCGGCTTCGGCAAGGGCTTCGTCATCAATCAGGGCGCGGCCTGATCATCACGCAAAAAGGGCGGCCCGCACGGGCCGCCCTTTTTCTTTTCCGATTCTCCCAGGAAACTCCAATTTTTAGAGCGAGTCGCCTAAATCACCCATCGCTCTCACTGCCGCGCACCCGCTTCGACGGTCGCGGGCAAGCCGTCCCCTTCCCTTCTCTTCGCACCGTAAAACAAAGTATACATCACCGGAATAACCACCAAAGTGATCAGAGATGAGCTGGCTAGGCCGCCGATGACCACGCGGGCCATGGGAGCTTGGGCTTCGGCGCCTTCGCCCCAGCCCAGGGCCAGAGGGGTCAGGGCCAGGGCCGTGGTCAGGGTGGTCATCAGAATCGGACGCAGTCGGCGTCGTCCGGCTTCCTGGACGGCGTCCATGGGCGAGAATCCTTTGTTTTTACGCAGGTTAGAGGACTGGTCCACGATGAGGATGGCGTTGTTGACCACGATTCCGCCGAGCATGATGCAGCCGATGAAGCTCTGCACGTTCAGCGTGGTCCCGGAGAGCAGCAGCATCAGGACCACGCCGATAGCGGCCAGGGGCACGGCGAACATGACCACCAGCGGGTCGCGCAGGGATTCGTAAAGGCAGGCCATAACCATGTATACCAGGATCAGGGCCAGGATCAGGGCCAGGGTCAATTCCCCGAAAGCTTCCTGCTGCTCCTCGTAATCCCCGGCAAAAACGATTTCATAATCCCGGGGGACCGGGATTTCCCGCAGGGCTTCGCGCACATCCCCGGCCACGGCCCCCAGGTCCCGTCCGCTGATGGCCGCGGAGATCGAGGTGATGCGCTGCTGGTCCTTGCGGTCGATCTGGATCGGACCGCGACCGCTCTCCACGGTAACGACGTTGCGCAGCATGACCTGTTCTCCGGCGGCGTTGAGCATGGTCAGGTCCAGGATATCCTCGATGCCCATCCGCTCGGCCTCGGCCAGCTTGACCAGGATGCGATACTCATAGCCGCCCTCCCGATAGTTCGCGGCCCGGCTCCCGGCGATGGCGGTTTCCAGGGTTCGGGCGATCTTGGTGGCGGACAAGCCCAAGTCCGCGGCCCGGGTCCGGTCGATGCGGAAGAGTTCCTGGCGCACCCCGGCCTCGCGGCTGAGCCGGACGTCGGTGATGCCCGGAACGTTCTCCATCAGGGCGGCGACCTCGGCGGCCAGGGCGTCCAGGCGGTCCAGCTCCCAGCCGCGCACTTCCACGACCATGCTGTCCCCATCCCCGGCGCCCATCCGAAAAATAAACAGGCCCTGACCGGCCCGAGTGCGGACCACGGTTCCGGGAATCCCGCTCAAGGCCGGACGCAGGGCCGCGGCGATCTGTTCGCTGCTTCGGGTCCGCTCGGCAGCCGGAACCAGGGCCATGCGGATTTCAGCCCGAGACCCGCCTCCCCCCCGCCAGCCCGAGGTGCCGACGTTGACGACCATGTTTTCGATTTCCGGAACCTGTTTCCAAACGATCTCCTCGATTCTTCGAACCTGGGTGTCCACCACTTCTAACCGCGTTCCCACCTCCATTTCGATATTGACCCGCACTTCGCCCTCATCCGTGCTGGGCATGAACTCGGACCCAAGGCGTGGAATCAGGGCCAGCGCACCGGCGAACACCAAAACGGCCAGCCCCAGGGTGACCATCCTGTGGCGCAGCACCCAGCGCAGCAGATCCAGATAGGCGTCCTCCAGCTCCTTGAACATCCGTCCGCTGAAGGCATACATCCGCCCCCGCACTCCCACGATGGGCGAAACGGTCCCGGTCGTGGGCCGCAGCAACCGCGCGGAAAGCATGGGAACCACGGTCAAGGCCACCAGCAATGAACAGATCAAGGCAAAGGCCACCACGTAGGCCAACTGCCGGAACATCACCCCGGCAATCCCTTCCAGAAATATCATCGGCAGAAAAATGACCAAGGTCGTGATGGTGCTGGCCATCACGGCTGCTCCAACCTCGTTGGTGCCCTGGACGGCAACGGCCTTGCCCTCTCCGCCTTGTTCCCGCAACCGGTAGATGTTTTCCAGGACCACGATGGCGTTGTCCACCATCATCCCCACACCCAGGGCCAATCCGCCCAGGGTCATCAGGTTCAGGGTGAAGCCGCCGAAATAGATCAGGGTAAAGGTGGCGATGATGGAAATGGGGATGCCCGTGGCTATGACCAGGGTGCTGCGAATGTTGCGTAGAAAAAAGAGCAGGACCAGCACGGCCAGTGCCCCGCCGAACAAGATGGACCGTCCGACGTTTTTGATGGACTGCTGAATGTACTTGGATGTGTCGATGATCGGCGTGATCTGAAGCTGGGAGAAGTCCGCGTTGATCCGTTCCAACTCCCGAAGCACGGTCTGGGCCACCTGCACGGTGTTCGTCCCGGCCTGCTTGCGTACGGCCAGACGCACTCCTGGCTCGCCGTTGATGCGGATGATCCGGGTCTGGCGCTGGTGCCCGTCCACGACCTCGGCCAATTGACCAAGATAGATGGGCGCCCCGTCCCGGACGGCGACCACGGTGGAGCGAATTTCCTCCAGGCTGGTGAATTCTCCTGGAGTACGCAGGGTAACCTCGAATCGGCCCTGGTCAATGGTCCCGGCAGGCACGTTGATGTTGGCTTCGCGCACGGCCTGGACAATCTGCTCCAAAGAAAACCCCAGGGAGCGGACCCGGTCCGGATCAACATTGATCTGGATTTCCCGCTCCAATCCTCCCCAAATGTCCAGAGCGGCCACGCCGGGAATCCGTTCGATGCGCTGCTTGACCTGGTTGTCGATCACCAGGCGCATTTCCACCGGGTCCAGTCGGCTGGATGCTCCAAGGATCAGAATCGGAAACTGGGCCGCGTCGAACTTGAACAACTGTGGCCGGTCCGCCGAGTCGGGCAGCCGACCGGCGATGCGGTCCAGCCGATCCCGGATGTCGTTGGACGCCGCGTCCAGATTCGTGCCCCAGGAAAAGGAAACCCGTACGGAACTTTGGCCCTCGGAAGAGACCGAGGTGATCTCTTCCACTCCCGGAACCGCGGCCACGGCTTCCTCCACCAGCCTGGTGACCAACTCCTCCATTTCCTCGGGGCTGGCGTTCTCGTAGGACGTCATCACGGTCAAGGTGGGAAAGGTCAGTTCCGGCATCAAATCGATGGGTAGCCGGGACAGGGACACCCCGCCCAGAATCACCACGATCAGGACGACCATGATGGTGAAGATCGGGCGGGAGACGCTTTGTTGGGTGATGTACATGGAGGGAGGGGTAAGGTTAGTTGTCGGTGACAATGCGGACGGATGAGCCGTCCTCCAGGAGGTGCTGCCCCAAGGTGACCACGTCGCCGGAGAGGTCTTCGGGCTCCAAGATCTGGGACATGCCTTCCTCGGAGATGCCGACCCGCACGGCAACCAGCCGGACCGTGTCGTCGTCCTGGATCACGAAGACGCTCTGTTGGCCATCACGCCGGACCAAGGCCGCGGAAGGGAGCAGGACCGCGTTCTCAGCTCGGGACAACTCCAACCGCGCCCGGACGAACATGCCCGGCTTCATCAGCCCTTCGGGGTTGGACAGCTCCAGTTCGACCCTGGCTTGCCGGGAAGCCTCCCGAAAGACCGGGGCGATCCGGGTCACATGTCCCTCAAAGGAGTGATCGGGCAAGGCGTCCACGGCTACGAGGGCCTGCTGTCCGACCCGAATCCGGGCATAGTCCCGTTCCGTGACGTGAAAGACCGCCCGCACGGCACTGACATCCAGGACGCTGAGCAAGGGGGTGTTGGCGGACAAGGTCGCCCCTTCATCAACAAACCGTTCGCCCACTACCCGTGGAGGCTGGGGGCCGTTTTCAGGCCAGGAAGCCTCGATCCGGGCATAACTCATCCGAACCTCAGCGGCCCGCAACGCGGCCTGGCGTTGTTCGACCTGGGCCATGGCCACGCGCAGGCGGGCCTGTTGGGCGAGATACCGGGAGCGAGTAAGATCCAGCTCGGCCTGGGAAGTGACCATTTGGCCCCGTAAGGACTCGATCCGGACAAACTCCTTTTCCGCGACGTCCAGTTCACTGCGGGCCTCTTCCAGATTGGCCCGGGCCACGGCCAGCTCGGCCCGAGCCTGCTCCACCTGCTGCACGAACTCCGCGTCCTCCAATTGAGCGATAAGTTGACCGCGCCCGACCGGGTCGCCCACGTCCACGAACAGCTTTTCCACCCGTCCTGAAATCTTCGATGCGACATCGAAGTGAGCCCGGGGCGACAAGGTGCCGGAAAAGGTCCGAATATCACGAACAATTCCAAGCTCCACGGGCGCGGCTTGGACGGCGACAGCCGGACTTCCGGCGGGCCTTCCGGTTCCCGGCTGTTGGGGGTCGGGTTGCAGTGCCCGGTAGGTCATCCAGCTCAAGCCGACGAAAAGGATCAGCAAAACAAGCGGCAAAACCACCCGCCGCGGTCGTCGAGACATGGTCGTGCTCCGTGATTGTTCAAGCAATGGTTGAAATTCAGAGAGATGGGGGAAAGCATACCAACATGTCCTTCCTTTCGAAACGGTCGAAAAGGGCAGATCATGGTATACAAAGGGTGTGCCAGAATCTGAGATCGTTAAATATCGTTATATTACAATCCAGTTGCGTTAAATCGCCTCCTCCTCTTGCGCAAAAAACTGCACAACAACGCTGCACAAGTGTGCAATAATCCGCACTAACAGTACAGGATTTCGTCGGAAGGCCAATCTCCTGTTATCCAGGTGCCTCCCGCGTTTCAATCTCCAGCGGTTTCTGGGCGATAGGCGTATACACCAACGGATGCGAACGCGAGGGGACACAAAAAAAACGGCTCGAAGCGCCGCGAAAACTCGACACATCGAACCGGGATGATGGGTGGTTTGAACAGAGTCGTCGTTCAGTGCCGTAGAGACGGACA
This Desulfonatronum sp. SC1 DNA region includes the following protein-coding sequences:
- a CDS encoding chemotaxis protein CheA, which gives rise to MSALFQMFIDECRELLAELETALLELETDPGNIDGVHRIFRALHTIKGSAGIVGLDDVRELTNDLETLFDLVRSVKIPYTPELASVCFRYKDLLIDYLKNPEKGLPADKTPRILADLEQLLNASEQPPSLVADSAPEGCPTGGEAGPGAQAPIRLYHLHYHPADKPFDALDPLDFLSQMQQLGSCEIHASPEHIPTLDSLEPSRCATSWDVILRTDADEDAIRDEFLFLDDPGDVSLFREIDADETAKLRQAQNVQVSELLAAAGRSSTPPLGDEDAEFELPEPAETPSAPEPTSPTALSPQPTAPPVPPQAASKAEPRKAPPAGGVKAEEIASIRVSTTKLDDMVDLVGQLVIVQARLKQIESELHNPLLTSVSEEIERLSGDLRERTLSLRMLPIGSTFNRFRRLVRDLSSELDKEIELKTNGADTELDKTVIEKLSDPLVHILRNSIDHGVESAEIRQAQGKPAKGTITLSAMQSAGQVRIIIEDDGGGIDPNKIFAKAVERGLARTDARPSDRDVLQMIFTPGFSTAEKVTAVSGRGVGMDVVKRSLESLKGTVEIDSRPGQGTAISIGLPLTLAIIEGLLVTLGDEYYVIPLSDVLECVEIQRGDAEPERIAKAYDVRGELLPCLVLRNWYHMGSTGPEIEQVVVVQASNRRVGLVVDSIVGQLQTVIKGLGRVFNGMKGLSGATIMGNGALALILDVVSLVTELERHEDAGAGRNRRANPPH
- a CDS encoding ferritin-like domain-containing protein, which produces MESATLSASKEERRAKVIEVLNKARAMELHAITQYMNQHYALDDMDYGELAANQKLIAIDEMRHAEMFAERIKELGGEPTTDPAAKTQKNQDVETIFSFDAGLEDNTVDVYNQFLLVCRENGDSISMKLFEQIIDEEQAHFSHFDNVAGHIKNLGNVYLSKIAGTSASTGGFGKGFVINQGAA
- a CDS encoding efflux RND transporter permease subunit — encoded protein: MYITQQSVSRPIFTIMVVLIVVILGGVSLSRLPIDLMPELTFPTLTVMTSYENASPEEMEELVTRLVEEAVAAVPGVEEITSVSSEGQSSVRVSFSWGTNLDAASNDIRDRLDRIAGRLPDSADRPQLFKFDAAQFPILILGASSRLDPVEMRLVIDNQVKQRIERIPGVAALDIWGGLEREIQINVDPDRVRSLGFSLEQIVQAVREANINVPAGTIDQGRFEVTLRTPGEFTSLEEIRSTVVAVRDGAPIYLGQLAEVVDGHQRQTRIIRINGEPGVRLAVRKQAGTNTVQVAQTVLRELERINADFSQLQITPIIDTSKYIQQSIKNVGRSILFGGALAVLVLLFFLRNIRSTLVIATGIPISIIATFTLIYFGGFTLNLMTLGGLALGVGMMVDNAIVVLENIYRLREQGGEGKAVAVQGTNEVGAAVMASTITTLVIFLPMIFLEGIAGVMFRQLAYVVAFALICSLLVALTVVPMLSARLLRPTTGTVSPIVGVRGRMYAFSGRMFKELEDAYLDLLRWVLRHRMVTLGLAVLVFAGALALIPRLGSEFMPSTDEGEVRVNIEMEVGTRLEVVDTQVRRIEEIVWKQVPEIENMVVNVGTSGWRGGGGSRAEIRMALVPAAERTRSSEQIAAALRPALSGIPGTVVRTRAGQGLFIFRMGAGDGDSMVVEVRGWELDRLDALAAEVAALMENVPGITDVRLSREAGVRQELFRIDRTRAADLGLSATKIARTLETAIAGSRAANYREGGYEYRILVKLAEAERMGIEDILDLTMLNAAGEQVMLRNVVTVESGRGPIQIDRKDQQRITSISAAISGRDLGAVAGDVREALREIPVPRDYEIVFAGDYEEQQEAFGELTLALILALILVYMVMACLYESLRDPLVVMFAVPLAAIGVVLMLLLSGTTLNVQSFIGCIMLGGIVVNNAILIVDQSSNLRKNKGFSPMDAVQEAGRRRLRPILMTTLTTALALTPLALGWGEGAEAQAPMARVVIGGLASSSLITLVVIPVMYTLFYGAKRREGDGLPATVEAGARQ
- a CDS encoding efflux RND transporter periplasmic adaptor subunit, whose translation is MSRRPRRVVLPLVLLILFVGLSWMTYRALQPDPQQPGTGRPAGSPAVAVQAAPVELGIVRDIRTFSGTLSPRAHFDVASKISGRVEKLFVDVGDPVGRGQLIAQLEDAEFVQQVEQARAELAVARANLEEARSELDVAEKEFVRIESLRGQMVTSQAELDLTRSRYLAQQARLRVAMAQVEQRQAALRAAEVRMSYARIEASWPENGPQPPRVVGERFVDEGATLSANTPLLSVLDVSAVRAVFHVTERDYARIRVGQQALVAVDALPDHSFEGHVTRIAPVFREASRQARVELELSNPEGLMKPGMFVRARLELSRAENAVLLPSAALVRRDGQQSVFVIQDDDTVRLVAVRVGISEEGMSQILEPEDLSGDVVTLGQHLLEDGSSVRIVTDN